One Rosa chinensis cultivar Old Blush chromosome 3, RchiOBHm-V2, whole genome shotgun sequence DNA window includes the following coding sequences:
- the LOC112193092 gene encoding alpha-crystallin domain-containing protein 22.3: MAFSGPPRFGRASQSNDPDQIDPAKPILNVAPLNSMPYIPPTTEPSATRKSSEQEKVKPAMVLLPSLATREERDKILETTKGVVLTGVAATGQVGPIIGKVDIGEADDSYLFRVSLPGVSRDENFSCSIEADGEVKIKGTTTTGEKTVCKNSMVFQMLSQNLAPAGHFSISFHLPGPVDFQQFTGSFETDGILEGIVKKKI, translated from the exons ATGGCTTTTTCCGGCCCGCCCAG GTTTGGAAGGGCAAGTCAAAGTAATGACCCAGATCAGATAGATCCTGCTAAACCCATATTGAATGTGGCACCGTTAAATAGCATGCCATATATTCCCCCAACCACAGAGCCATCAGCAACCAGAAAGTCCAGTGAACAAGAAAAAGTGAAGCCGGCTATGGTGCTTTTACCTTCACTCGCAACAAGAGAAGAGCGGGATAAGATTTTGGAAACCACCAAAGGGGTTGTATTGACTGGAGTTGCTGCAACGGGACAGGTGGGACCCATAATAGGAAAGGTTGACATTGGTGAAGCTGATGACTCGTACTTATTTCGTGTCTCCCTGCCTGGTGTATCTAGAGATGAGA ATTTTAGTTGTTCCATTGAGGCTGATGGAGAAGTGAAAATTAAAGGAACAACTACAACAGGCGAGAAAACAGTGTGCAAGAACTCCATGGTCTTTCAGATGCTCTCACAGAATCTTGCCCCAGCAGGTCACTTCTCTATCTCCTTCCACCTTCCTGGCCCAGTTGATTTCCAGCAGTTCACTGGCTCTTTTGAGACTGATGGGATTCTCGAGGGcattgtgaagaagaagatataa
- the LOC112193766 gene encoding coleoptile phototropism protein 1 → MFKPSVFSRNYKPDTSGRKIVDREPLVQGLVPGGGCNQCVICLVNSCMVAETIDKRNQNWFVRAKVANDLIIQVGDSSFHLHKLPMVMRSGYLNRLVFKTSNVERGTCLKIRIDNLPGGNKIFELVVKFCYGRKVDLAADNIAPLYCAAHFLEMSDDFEEGNLMSKTEEFLSFLIFSSWKDTFQILKSCESISSWAKDYKITKRSSEAIAWKACTNLKAFSHEDEDMQCFRVLPNCVGKSKVEDALDNWWFEDVSSLRVDHFIEVVQSLKCKGMRADLVGSCMAHWTVKWLSRISSGLESMTPKHMTRQYVRVTTECLIKILPAEEKSVTCNFILHLLKIGFVTKINSDLLNLLERRIAFMLDQCRPLDLLVRNYGDKDSVYDVNLVIRVVMAYVSIVSKSPTPKMFAVGRLVDGYLTLVARDENLKMNIFQSLVEALPRDARFCGGNLYRAIDMYLKAHPSLTEEERMTLCGSLEYHRLSEEAREHVKKNDRLPVKITARFILLEQVNMMRSMTAIGSNYRRTKTQAVVRVNKGLGKGWMNSQKELNLMTKDVETIRGQLNDLHMCKLKLQNQLKGCTI, encoded by the exons ATGTTTAAGCCGTCTGTCTTCTCTCGAAATTACAAGCCTGACACTTCAGGTAGGAAAATCGTTGATAGAGAACCACTTGTTCAGGGTTTAGTACCTGGTGGAGGATGTAACCAATGTGTCATTTGTCTGGTGAATTCCTGCATGGTTGCCGAAACTATAGACAAAAGGAATCAGAACTG GTTTGTACGGGCGAAAGTTGCAAATGATTTGATCATACAAGTTGGAGATTCCAGCTTTCACTTGCACAAG CTCCCTATGGTCATGAGAAGTGGATACTTGAACAGACTAGTATTCAAGACGAGTAATGTTGAGAGAGGTACCTGCCTCAAAATCCGCATAGACAATCTTCCAGGTGGAAACAAAATTTTTGAGTTAGTAGTCAAGTTTTGTTATGGCCGGAAGGTTGATCTAGCAGCTGACAATATCGCTCCACTGTATTGTGCTGCACATTTCTTGGAAATGAGTGATGATTTTGAAGAAGGAAATCTCATGTCCAAAACTGAGGAATTTCTAAGCTTTTTGATATTTTCATCATGGAAAGACACTTTCCAGATTTTGAAAAGCTGTGAATCCATTTCCTCCTGGGCAAAAGATTATAAAATCACAAAACGAAGCTCAGAAGCCATTGCTTGGAAGGCCTGCACAAACCTCAAGGCATTTAGTCATGAAGATGAAGATATGCAGTGCTTTAGGGTTCTGCCAAATTGTGTAGGGAAGTCGAAAGTTGAAGATGCACTTGACAATTGGTGGTTTGAAGATGTTTCATCCCTACGAGTAGATCATTTCATCGAAGTGGTTCAATCCCTAAAATGTAAAGGGATGAGAGCAGACCTTGTTGGATCATGTATGGCTCATTGGACTGTTAAATGGCTTTCAAGAATCTCCTCTGGACTTGAAAGTATGACCCCCAAGCATATGACCCGCCAATACGTAAGAGTTACAACCGAGTGCTTGATTAAGATACTGCCTGCAGAGGAGAAATCAGTTACTTGTAATTTTATACTTCACCTTCTGAAGATTGGGTTCGTGACAAAAATAAACTCTGATTTACTGAATCTGCTTGAAAGAAGAATAGCTTTCATGTTGGATCAATGTCGTCCTCTAGATCTCTTGGTTAGGAACTATGGAGATAAAGATAGTGTCTATGATGTGAATCTTGTTATAAGAGTGGTAATGGCTTATGTTTCTATTGTTTCAAAAAGTCCCACACCAAAAATGTTTGCTGTTGGAAGGTTGGTGGATGGGTATCTTACACTGGTTGCAAGGGATGAGAACCTTAAGATGAATATTTTCCAGTCACTTGTAGAAGCATTGCCTAGAGATGCTCGTTTTTGCGGCGGCAATCTCTATAGAGCCATTGACATGTACCTCAAG GCACACCCTAGCTtaacagaagaagaaagaatgacTCTGTGTGGATCCTTGGAATATCACAGACTGTCCGAAGAAGCTCGTGAGCATGTAAAAAAGAATGATCGGTTGCCCGTGAAGATTACAGCACGGTTTATTCTTCTTGAACAAGTGAATATGATGAGGTCGATGACAGCTATTGGATCTAATTACCGAAGAACAAAGACTCAGGCGGTTGTGAGAGTCAACAAAGGTTTAGGTAAGGGATGGATGAATTCCCAGAAGGAACTAAACTTGATGACAAAAGATGTTGAGACAATAAGGGGGCAACTTAATGATTTGCACATGTGTAAATTAAAGCTTCAAAATCAACTGAAAGGATGTACTATATAG
- the LOC112195140 gene encoding alpha-galactosidase isoform X1 has product METITWRKRRLRTGTRFLFSYLCFFLTGSGPQLSSHMKRTNFEQNSSHNEDGSRWVDLLNQRVWSQELASTPPRGWNSYNAISWTITEEEFLQNAEIISKKLLPHGYEYVVVDHLWYRRNVTCASVDSLGVDVIDEWGRPMPDPDRWPSSRGGKGFTEVADRVHKMGLKFGINVMRGINTQAVKANTHILDPLSGNVYDYFNGKIWTAQDIGIKERTCARMQNGFMSVDTTLQAGRFFLADLYQLYANWGVDFLKQDCVFGNDLDMNEIYHASWLLRNDRPILYSVSPGIGATPMMAKSVSGVVNMYSINGHNWDDWEDVVARFDVARDFAAANMIGANSSWPDLDMLPLGWLSDAGSNEGPHRTTNLTLEEQRTMMTLWCMAKSPLMFGGDLRKLDDTTYSILTNPTLLEVNSFSSNNKEFPYIKSEGLRSWVATGRQREIYVALFNLNSKKTTITAQKSDLARALPGTTLTTRASCKGKEVWSRLDLGIIDHSISIAVETHGTALVVLHCN; this is encoded by the exons ATGGAGACTATAACATGGAGAAAACGAAGACTAAGAACTGGAACA AGATTCCTATTCAGCTATCTCTGTTTCTTCCTCACCGGCTCGGGGCCTCAACTTTCGAGTCACATGAAGAGAACCAATTTCGA GCAAAACTCTAGCCACAATGAAGATGGATCAAGGTGGGTTGATCTTCTTAATCAGAG GGTATGGTCACAAGAACTTGCTAGCACCCCACCCAGAGGTTGGAACTCCTATAACGCAATCAGCTGGACTATTACAGAGGAAGAGTTCTTGCAAAATGCTGAAATCATCTCCAAGAAGTTACTTCCTCATGGATATGAG TATGTAGTTGTGGACCATCTGTGGTATAGGAGAAATGTGACCTGTGCTAGTGTAGACTCTCTCGGAGTTGATGTAATTGATGAATGGGGGAGACCGATGCCTGACCCAGATAGGTGGCCTAGCTCCAGAGGTGGGAAAGGGTTTACTGAAGTGGCAGACAGAGTACATAAAATGGGTTTGAAGTTTGGAATTAATGTTATGAGAGGAATAAACACACAAGCTGTAAAAGCCAATACCCATATCTTGGATCCTCTCTCG GGGAATGTTTATGATTATTTCAATGGAAAAATTTGGACTGCACAAGATATAGGGATCAAGGAGAGGACTTGTGCTCGGATGCAAAATGGTTTCATGAGTGTGGATACAACCTTGCAAGCTGGAAGGTTCTTCTTGGCAGACCTCTATCAACTGTATGCCAATTGGGGAGTTGATTTTT TGAAACAGGACTGCGTGTTTGGTAATGACTTGGATATGAATGAAATATATCATGCATCATGG CTTTTGAGGAATGATAGACCTATATTGTATTCTGTATCTCCTGGAATTGGAGCAACACCCATGATGGCCAAAAGTGTAAGTGGTGTAGTGAACATGTACAGTATAAACGGGCATAACTGGGATGACTGGGAAGATGTTGTTGCCCGTTTTGATGTTGCCAG GGATTTTGCTGCTGCTAATATGATTGGAGCAAACAGCTCGTGGCCTGACTTAGATATGCTTCCCCTGGGATGGCTTAGTGATGCAG GTTCAAATGAAGGTCCACACAGAACAACTAACCTCACATTAGAGGAGCAAAGAACTATG ATGACCTTGTGGTGCATGGCCAAGTCTCCTCTCATGTTTGGAGGAGATCTGAGAAAGCTTGATGATACAACTTACAGTATCCTAACAAATCCTACCTTGCTAGAGGTCAATTCTTTTAGCTCAAATAATAAGGAG TTTCCATACATAAAATCTGAAGGACTTCGCTCTTGGGTTGCAACTGGAAGACAAC GAGAAATATATGTTGCTTTATTTAATCTGAACTCAAAGAAGACTACTATAACCGCACAAAAATCAGACTTAGCCAGGGCACTTCCTGGGACAACATTGACTACTAGAGCTTCCTGCAAAGGCAAAGAAGTATGGAGCCGACTAGACTTGGGGATTATAGACCACTCCATATCCATTGCTGTAGAAACCCATGGGACTGCACTAGTTGTCCTACATTGCAATTAG
- the LOC112195140 gene encoding alpha-galactosidase isoform X3: METITWRKRRLRTGTRQNSSHNEDGSRWVDLLNQRVWSQELASTPPRGWNSYNAISWTITEEEFLQNAEIISKKLLPHGYEYVVVDHLWYRRNVTCASVDSLGVDVIDEWGRPMPDPDRWPSSRGGKGFTEVADRVHKMGLKFGINVMRGINTQAVKANTHILDPLSGNVYDYFNGKIWTAQDIGIKERTCARMQNGFMSVDTTLQAGRFFLADLYQLYANWGVDFLKQDCVFGNDLDMNEIYHASWLLRNDRPILYSVSPGIGATPMMAKSVSGVVNMYSINGHNWDDWEDVVARFDVARDFAAANMIGANSSWPDLDMLPLGWLSDAGSNEGPHRTTNLTLEEQRTMMTLWCMAKSPLMFGGDLRKLDDTTYSILTNPTLLEVNSFSSNNKEFPYIKSEGLRSWVATGRQREIYVALFNLNSKKTTITAQKSDLARALPGTTLTTRASCKGKEVWSRLDLGIIDHSISIAVETHGTALVVLHCN; this comes from the exons ATGGAGACTATAACATGGAGAAAACGAAGACTAAGAACTGGAAC AAGGCAAAACTCTAGCCACAATGAAGATGGATCAAGGTGGGTTGATCTTCTTAATCAGAG GGTATGGTCACAAGAACTTGCTAGCACCCCACCCAGAGGTTGGAACTCCTATAACGCAATCAGCTGGACTATTACAGAGGAAGAGTTCTTGCAAAATGCTGAAATCATCTCCAAGAAGTTACTTCCTCATGGATATGAG TATGTAGTTGTGGACCATCTGTGGTATAGGAGAAATGTGACCTGTGCTAGTGTAGACTCTCTCGGAGTTGATGTAATTGATGAATGGGGGAGACCGATGCCTGACCCAGATAGGTGGCCTAGCTCCAGAGGTGGGAAAGGGTTTACTGAAGTGGCAGACAGAGTACATAAAATGGGTTTGAAGTTTGGAATTAATGTTATGAGAGGAATAAACACACAAGCTGTAAAAGCCAATACCCATATCTTGGATCCTCTCTCG GGGAATGTTTATGATTATTTCAATGGAAAAATTTGGACTGCACAAGATATAGGGATCAAGGAGAGGACTTGTGCTCGGATGCAAAATGGTTTCATGAGTGTGGATACAACCTTGCAAGCTGGAAGGTTCTTCTTGGCAGACCTCTATCAACTGTATGCCAATTGGGGAGTTGATTTTT TGAAACAGGACTGCGTGTTTGGTAATGACTTGGATATGAATGAAATATATCATGCATCATGG CTTTTGAGGAATGATAGACCTATATTGTATTCTGTATCTCCTGGAATTGGAGCAACACCCATGATGGCCAAAAGTGTAAGTGGTGTAGTGAACATGTACAGTATAAACGGGCATAACTGGGATGACTGGGAAGATGTTGTTGCCCGTTTTGATGTTGCCAG GGATTTTGCTGCTGCTAATATGATTGGAGCAAACAGCTCGTGGCCTGACTTAGATATGCTTCCCCTGGGATGGCTTAGTGATGCAG GTTCAAATGAAGGTCCACACAGAACAACTAACCTCACATTAGAGGAGCAAAGAACTATG ATGACCTTGTGGTGCATGGCCAAGTCTCCTCTCATGTTTGGAGGAGATCTGAGAAAGCTTGATGATACAACTTACAGTATCCTAACAAATCCTACCTTGCTAGAGGTCAATTCTTTTAGCTCAAATAATAAGGAG TTTCCATACATAAAATCTGAAGGACTTCGCTCTTGGGTTGCAACTGGAAGACAAC GAGAAATATATGTTGCTTTATTTAATCTGAACTCAAAGAAGACTACTATAACCGCACAAAAATCAGACTTAGCCAGGGCACTTCCTGGGACAACATTGACTACTAGAGCTTCCTGCAAAGGCAAAGAAGTATGGAGCCGACTAGACTTGGGGATTATAGACCACTCCATATCCATTGCTGTAGAAACCCATGGGACTGCACTAGTTGTCCTACATTGCAATTAG
- the LOC112195140 gene encoding alpha-galactosidase isoform X2, which produces METITWRKRRLRTGTRGRQNSSHNEDGSRWVDLLNQRVWSQELASTPPRGWNSYNAISWTITEEEFLQNAEIISKKLLPHGYEYVVVDHLWYRRNVTCASVDSLGVDVIDEWGRPMPDPDRWPSSRGGKGFTEVADRVHKMGLKFGINVMRGINTQAVKANTHILDPLSGNVYDYFNGKIWTAQDIGIKERTCARMQNGFMSVDTTLQAGRFFLADLYQLYANWGVDFLKQDCVFGNDLDMNEIYHASWLLRNDRPILYSVSPGIGATPMMAKSVSGVVNMYSINGHNWDDWEDVVARFDVARDFAAANMIGANSSWPDLDMLPLGWLSDAGSNEGPHRTTNLTLEEQRTMMTLWCMAKSPLMFGGDLRKLDDTTYSILTNPTLLEVNSFSSNNKEFPYIKSEGLRSWVATGRQREIYVALFNLNSKKTTITAQKSDLARALPGTTLTTRASCKGKEVWSRLDLGIIDHSISIAVETHGTALVVLHCN; this is translated from the exons ATGGAGACTATAACATGGAGAAAACGAAGACTAAGAACTGGAACAAGAGGAAG GCAAAACTCTAGCCACAATGAAGATGGATCAAGGTGGGTTGATCTTCTTAATCAGAG GGTATGGTCACAAGAACTTGCTAGCACCCCACCCAGAGGTTGGAACTCCTATAACGCAATCAGCTGGACTATTACAGAGGAAGAGTTCTTGCAAAATGCTGAAATCATCTCCAAGAAGTTACTTCCTCATGGATATGAG TATGTAGTTGTGGACCATCTGTGGTATAGGAGAAATGTGACCTGTGCTAGTGTAGACTCTCTCGGAGTTGATGTAATTGATGAATGGGGGAGACCGATGCCTGACCCAGATAGGTGGCCTAGCTCCAGAGGTGGGAAAGGGTTTACTGAAGTGGCAGACAGAGTACATAAAATGGGTTTGAAGTTTGGAATTAATGTTATGAGAGGAATAAACACACAAGCTGTAAAAGCCAATACCCATATCTTGGATCCTCTCTCG GGGAATGTTTATGATTATTTCAATGGAAAAATTTGGACTGCACAAGATATAGGGATCAAGGAGAGGACTTGTGCTCGGATGCAAAATGGTTTCATGAGTGTGGATACAACCTTGCAAGCTGGAAGGTTCTTCTTGGCAGACCTCTATCAACTGTATGCCAATTGGGGAGTTGATTTTT TGAAACAGGACTGCGTGTTTGGTAATGACTTGGATATGAATGAAATATATCATGCATCATGG CTTTTGAGGAATGATAGACCTATATTGTATTCTGTATCTCCTGGAATTGGAGCAACACCCATGATGGCCAAAAGTGTAAGTGGTGTAGTGAACATGTACAGTATAAACGGGCATAACTGGGATGACTGGGAAGATGTTGTTGCCCGTTTTGATGTTGCCAG GGATTTTGCTGCTGCTAATATGATTGGAGCAAACAGCTCGTGGCCTGACTTAGATATGCTTCCCCTGGGATGGCTTAGTGATGCAG GTTCAAATGAAGGTCCACACAGAACAACTAACCTCACATTAGAGGAGCAAAGAACTATG ATGACCTTGTGGTGCATGGCCAAGTCTCCTCTCATGTTTGGAGGAGATCTGAGAAAGCTTGATGATACAACTTACAGTATCCTAACAAATCCTACCTTGCTAGAGGTCAATTCTTTTAGCTCAAATAATAAGGAG TTTCCATACATAAAATCTGAAGGACTTCGCTCTTGGGTTGCAACTGGAAGACAAC GAGAAATATATGTTGCTTTATTTAATCTGAACTCAAAGAAGACTACTATAACCGCACAAAAATCAGACTTAGCCAGGGCACTTCCTGGGACAACATTGACTACTAGAGCTTCCTGCAAAGGCAAAGAAGTATGGAGCCGACTAGACTTGGGGATTATAGACCACTCCATATCCATTGCTGTAGAAACCCATGGGACTGCACTAGTTGTCCTACATTGCAATTAG
- the LOC112193627 gene encoding putative pentatricopeptide repeat-containing protein At3g05240 — translation MKKHYNTILSLLEKCKTMSELKEIHGMMITTSVDKNVIPLSRLIDFCANSEAGDISYAKSVFRRIQQPSVYIWNSMIRGCSNSENPVESLIMYREMVHRGYAPDHFTFPFVLKGCSIIVDVEVGKCVHNCIVKTGFELNVYASSGLLNMYACCADMESAQKVFDKMPKWNVVAWTSLISGFVGNNQASEAIKVFKDMELCNVEPNEITMVNVLVACARSRDINTGKWVHSRIRQLGFDPFGSSFGFNVILATAIVDMYAKCGSLRTARHLFDKMPDRNLVAWNSMISAYNQYGQGDKAIDLFFDMRIAGFVPDQATILGVIGSCAQLGALALGQSLHSYVAKTSIGTDASIGTALVDMYTKNGDAGSAQRIFDNMQKKDVMAWTSMIVGLAMHGHAVEALHTFRRMQEDASVIPDQITYIGVLCACSHVGLVEEGQRHFGSMVDVYGIKPTAEHYGCMVDLLSRAGRFEEAVKLLEEMPIQPNVAIWGALLNGCEIYENVDLADQVRRYITELEPHISGVFVLLSNIYARAGRWQEVKLTRELMKDRRIAKSLGCSSVEMKLLSS, via the coding sequence ATGAAGAAACACTACAACACCATTCTCTCCCTACTAGAAAAATGTAAAACCATGAGTGAATTGAAAGAGATACATGGGATGATGATCACTACCTCAGTTGATAAGAATGTAATCCCATTGAGTAGGCTTATTGATTTCTGTGCTAATTCTGAAGCTGGAGACATCAGCTATGCCAAGTCGGTTTTTCGCCGAATTCAGCAACCTAGTGTCTATATCTGGAACTCAATGATCAGAGGGTGCTCGAATAGCGAGAACCCAGTTGAGTCTTTGATAATGTATAGAGAAATGGTGCATAGGGGTTATGCTCCTGACCATTTTACATTTCCATTTGTGCTCAAAGGGTGTTCGATAATCGTTGATGTTGAAGTTGGGAAATGTGTTCATAACTGCATTGTGAAAACTGGGTTTGAGTTGAATGTGTATGCCTCTTCCGGTTTACTCAATATGTATGCTTGTTGTGCAGATATGGAATCTGCACAGAAGGTGTTTGATAAAATGCCTAAGTGGAATGTAGTTGCTTGGACTAGTCTGATTTCCGGGTTTGTTGGGAACAATCAAGCTAGTGAGGCTATAAAGGTGTTTAAGGACATGGAACTTTGTAATGTCGAGCCTAATGAGATTACGATGGTCAATGTCTTAGTTGCTTGTGCTCGAAGTAGGGATATCAATACTGGGAAGTGGGTTCACAGTCGTATTCGCCAACTTGGGTTTGATCCCTTTGGATCGAGTTTTGGTTTTAATGTGATTCTTGCGACTGCCATTGTAGATATGTATGCAAAATGTGGCAGCTTGAGAACAGCAAGGCATCTGTTTGACAAGATGCCTGACAGAAACTTGGTTGCCTGGAATTCCATGATCAGTGCCTACAATCAATATGGCCAGGGTGATAAAGCGATTGATCTCTTTTTTGATATGCGGATTGCTGGGTTTGTTCCGGACCAAGCTACCATTCTGGGTGTGATTGGTTCTTGTGCGCAGTTGGGGGCTTTGGCATTGGGACAAAGTCTTCATTCGTATGTAGCAAAAACTAGCATAGGCACAGATGCTTCTATTGGGACTGCTTTAGTGGACATGTATACGAAAAATGGAGATGCAGGCAGTGCGCAAAGAATTTTTGACAATATGCAGAAGAAAGATGTAATGGCGTGGACTAGTATGATTGTTGGTTTAGCTATGCATGGGCATGCCGTGGAAGCACTGCATACTTTTAGAAGAATGCAAGAGGATGCTAGTGTTATTCCAGACCAGATCACTTATATTGGGGTTTTATGCGCGTGTAGCCATGTTGGGCTTGTGGAGGAGGGTCAGAGACACTTTGGCTCAATGGTTGATGTTTATGGCATAAAACCAACTGCAGAGCATTACGGCTGCATGGTTGATCTTCTGAGTCGAGCAGGCCGGTTTGAAGAGGCGGTGAAACTACTGGAAGAAATGCCAATTCAACCCAATGTTGCTATATGGGGAGCTCTCTTAAATGGGTgtgagatatatgaaaatgtAGATCTAGCTGACCAAGTTAGAAGATACATAACAGAGTTGGAGCCTCATATTAGTGGAGTTTTCGTCCTTCTTTCCAATATATATGCTAGGGCCGGAAGATGGCAAGAAGTAAAGCTGACTAGAGAATTGATGAAAGATAGGAGGATTGCCAAAAGTCTTGGATGTAGTTCAGTTGAAATGAAATTGTTAAGTTCATAA
- the LOC112193628 gene encoding uncharacterized protein LOC112193628, which yields MTRNKTAEALFQMNCKNVEIKAFTFLLLVWWVKSNLLLTDPEKNNALTKLQIFQTKRSLFFLFFFFLEPQAHRAEPNCAMQTLHFKTQSFIPKPSSFFTNPIAKTHNSLQNTVFAPRSHLFNLSLSLSHRTQTQKPIVNSRKKRSANGSLKLQRFLLRLVPIIASNLKLLPQPLDLVLEEIGGGGGLGFWKGFGGGGFDGFRSKRKRKLLLLFLFYGILVTCGFGLLSGRDLESNVLWCGLGFGAIGVGLVHWWEKRGLFGFFVCGVLVGSGFKRKELVNWGLKIRPIMEHVTLRTRRRRKNGRRAF from the coding sequence ATGACTCGGAACAAAACAGCAGAAGCACTTTTCCAGATGAACTGTAAGAACGTCGAAATAAAAGCTTTTACCTTTTTACTATTAGTTTGGTGGGTAAAAAGTAATTTATTGCTTACAGACCCAGAAAAGAATAATGCTCTGACAAAATTACAAATCTTTCAAACAAAACGGtcacttttcttcctcttcttcttcttcttagagCCACAGGCTCACAGAGCAGAGCCCAATTGTGCAATGCAGACCCTTCACTTCAAAACCCAATCCTTCATCCCAAAaccctcttctttcttcacaaacCCCATTGCTAAAACCCACAATTCGCTTCAAAACACAGTCTTTGCACCAAGATCTCATCTTTTTAACTtgtcactctcactctctcaccgAACCCAGACCCAGAAGCCGATTGTAAATTCAAGGAAGAAGAGATCGGCAAATGGGTCTTTGAAATTGCAGAGATTCTTGCTCCGATTGGTGCCCATTATCGCGTCGAACCTCAAGCTGTTGCCTCAGCCGTTGGATCTGGTTCTTGAAGAAATCGGCGGCGGAGGAGGTCTGGGTTTTTGGAAGGGTTTTGGGGGCGGAGGGTTTGATGGGTTCAGAAGCAAAAGGAAGAGGAAATTGCTGTTGCTGTTTTTGTTTTATGGGATTTTGGtgacttgtggttttgggttGTTGTCTGGGAGAGATTTGGAGAGCAATGTGCTTTGGTGTGGATTGGGTTTTGGAGCAATTGGGGTTGGTTTGGTTCATTGGTGGGAGAAGAGAGgtctttttgggttttttgtttgtGGTGTTTTGGTGGGTTCAGGGTTTAAGAGAAAGGAATTGGTGAATTGGGGATTGAAGATTAGGCCTATAATGGAGCATGTGACAttgagaacaagaagaagaagaaaaaatggaagaagagcattttga